The Deltaproteobacteria bacterium genome includes a region encoding these proteins:
- a CDS encoding phage terminase large subunit family protein codes for MLETVSSTDSKKERLFAGLLQSIDLKFGESGAVPSFSEWAQTIILDGRPFTFERHEYLIDPYRDDHPHQVEMKAAQLGLTSKAMLRVAYRARYAGYRGILYLFPSKSDVTDFAKGRIDPLIDDNPDTIGQWIRDTDSASVKRIWNCFLYLRGMKARVGLKSVPADFIVFDELDEAPQNAIDMAMERMGHSDFKEVLKLSNPTLPDYGIDKAFQETDQRYWLLKCPSCGSWTCLEETFPSCLVEVNGRVIRACVKCSAELNPSIGQWVAKRPNITDKRGYHYSQLFSHFVDPREILHQLRTTNNLTDFYNLKIGIAYVEATNRLTVEEVLALCGNDGIASSDPGPCSMGVDQGKDLHVVIGKRNGDKAGKIVHLGIYKDWNELDRLMKVFHVSRCVVDALPETRNARAFAERHQGRVFLNYYNEHQRGSYAWDEKKLLVSCNRTESLDASHKEIMDSAVVLPKDCEVTRAFAGHLHNVAKRLEEDEETGSKRYVYVKLGPDHFRHAFNYEAMARLTLSKMLFPEFGDENLV; via the coding sequence ATGTTAGAGACCGTATCATCAACAGACTCAAAGAAAGAAAGGCTCTTCGCGGGTCTGTTACAATCAATTGACCTGAAGTTTGGGGAGAGTGGCGCGGTTCCTTCTTTTTCCGAATGGGCTCAGACCATCATCCTTGACGGGCGGCCGTTCACATTCGAGCGCCATGAATATCTGATCGATCCCTACCGGGACGACCATCCGCACCAGGTTGAAATGAAAGCCGCGCAGCTTGGTCTCACGTCAAAGGCCATGCTTCGGGTGGCATACAGGGCACGCTACGCGGGATATCGGGGTATTCTCTATCTATTCCCGTCAAAGTCTGACGTCACGGACTTTGCCAAGGGGCGGATTGATCCGCTCATTGACGACAATCCGGACACGATCGGGCAATGGATCCGCGATACCGATTCGGCCAGCGTCAAAAGGATTTGGAACTGTTTCCTTTATCTTCGGGGCATGAAGGCCCGCGTCGGTCTGAAGTCAGTGCCGGCGGATTTCATTGTGTTTGACGAACTCGACGAAGCGCCTCAGAATGCCATTGATATGGCCATGGAGCGCATGGGGCATAGCGATTTTAAGGAAGTGCTCAAGCTCTCAAACCCTACCTTGCCGGACTACGGTATTGATAAGGCATTCCAGGAGACGGATCAAAGATATTGGCTCCTGAAGTGTCCTTCCTGCGGCTCCTGGACGTGCCTGGAAGAAACTTTCCCTTCTTGCCTTGTGGAAGTCAATGGGCGGGTGATCCGTGCCTGTGTGAAATGCTCCGCAGAACTGAACCCGTCAATTGGTCAGTGGGTTGCAAAGCGGCCAAACATAACCGACAAGCGCGGCTATCATTACAGCCAGCTTTTTTCTCATTTCGTTGATCCGCGGGAGATCCTCCATCAGTTAAGAACGACAAACAACTTGACTGATTTCTACAATTTGAAAATAGGGATTGCCTATGTAGAAGCCACAAACCGGCTCACAGTCGAAGAGGTTCTTGCTCTATGCGGAAATGACGGGATTGCAAGCAGTGATCCCGGTCCCTGTTCGATGGGGGTTGATCAGGGGAAGGATCTTCATGTTGTGATCGGCAAGAGGAACGGAGACAAGGCCGGGAAAATCGTTCACCTGGGGATTTACAAGGACTGGAATGAACTTGATCGGCTCATGAAGGTCTTTCATGTCTCCCGGTGTGTCGTGGATGCGCTTCCGGAAACCAGGAATGCCCGGGCCTTTGCAGAACGGCACCAAGGGCGCGTTTTTCTGAACTACTATAACGAGCATCAAAGGGGCTCCTATGCCTGGGATGAAAAGAAACTGCTTGTCTCCTGCAACCGGACAGAATCCCTGGACGCATCCCATAAAGAAATAATGGATAGCGCGGTTGTGCTGCCAAAGGACTGTGAGGTGACGCGGGCCTTCGCCGGACATCTTCACAACGTGGCCAAGCGGTTGGAAGAGGACGAAGAAACCGGGTCAAAGCGTTACGTTTACGTGAAACTTGGGCCGGATCATTTCCGGCATGCCTTTAATTATGAGGCCATGGCGCGGTTGACACTTTCAAAAATGCTCTTCCCGGAATTCGGGGATGAAAATTTAGTCTAA